The following are from one region of the Denitrobacterium detoxificans genome:
- a CDS encoding pyridoxal phosphate-dependent aminotransferase translates to MSMPSLLGFNGTADYRQTVTTLPQKPVCLPYELRTEMTWMDFCHPVNPMGTPKPFIQAMHSALVEGELAYVPDRDGHVLRDELARYLGIDRSCILVGTSVTKMIRATAQAYACGVVGIMMPAPADYALAISNAGHDYIEIENPTSFATLDAYTARSMYGDFDGMVLANPSYPTSRLLQSDTLVHYLETCGWVIVDESYIELAFGAESLLPLIERYSNLIVVRSPSVTFGMPGVPLSYIAANPATIKQIRQFYDGADATMFAEVLAKSIVRHGDYLERTHEFLDTEIPWMQCMLSLIPGISIHPAEGNFVLCEFTPGEEMRLSVTCAEELIVKLQLAGFLVNRLAGSPGLPSDEFFCVCVRTREENQKLLDAMRGIINGDK, encoded by the coding sequence ATGAGCATGCCATCCCTTTTGGGTTTCAACGGCACGGCCGACTATAGGCAAACCGTCACCACGCTCCCCCAAAAGCCCGTATGCCTTCCGTACGAATTACGCACCGAAATGACCTGGATGGATTTCTGCCATCCGGTAAACCCCATGGGAACCCCCAAGCCGTTCATCCAAGCCATGCATTCCGCCCTGGTGGAAGGCGAGCTTGCCTACGTTCCCGACCGCGACGGCCACGTGCTGCGCGACGAGCTGGCCCGCTATCTGGGCATCGACCGCTCGTGCATCCTGGTGGGCACGTCGGTCACGAAGATGATTCGCGCCACCGCGCAGGCTTATGCATGCGGCGTGGTGGGCATTATGATGCCCGCGCCCGCCGATTACGCCCTGGCAATTTCCAACGCTGGGCACGACTACATCGAAATCGAGAACCCCACGTCGTTCGCCACGCTGGACGCCTACACCGCGCGCAGCATGTACGGCGATTTCGACGGCATGGTTCTGGCGAACCCGTCCTACCCCACCTCGCGCCTGCTGCAAAGCGACACGCTGGTGCACTACCTGGAAACCTGCGGATGGGTCATCGTGGACGAAAGCTACATCGAGCTGGCATTTGGCGCGGAAAGCCTGCTGCCGCTCATCGAGCGCTACAGCAACCTGATCGTAGTGCGCTCGCCATCGGTCACCTTCGGCATGCCAGGCGTGCCGCTAAGCTACATTGCCGCGAACCCCGCTACCATCAAGCAGATTCGCCAGTTCTACGACGGTGCCGACGCCACCATGTTCGCCGAGGTGCTGGCCAAGTCCATCGTCCGCCACGGCGACTACCTGGAGCGCACGCACGAATTCCTGGACACGGAAATTCCCTGGATGCAGTGCATGCTCAGCCTTATTCCGGGCATTAGCATCCACCCCGCCGAGGGCAACTTCGTACTGTGCGAGTTCACGCCCGGAGAAGAGATGCGCCTGAGCGTTACATGCGCCGAAGAGCTGATCGTGAAGCTGCAGCTAGCGGGCTTTTTGGTAAACCGCCTGGCGGGATCGCCGGGCCTGCCCTCCGACGAGTTCTTCTGCGTCTGCGTACGCACGCGCGAGGAAAACCAGAAGCTGCTCGACGCTATGCGCGGCATCATCAACGGCGACAAGTAA